One segment of Neodiprion fabricii isolate iyNeoFabr1 chromosome 1, iyNeoFabr1.1, whole genome shotgun sequence DNA contains the following:
- the LOC124174321 gene encoding adenosine kinase 2-like isoform X4, producing the protein MGNPLLDISATVDEDFLKKYELKANDAILAEKKHKTLYDELIEQYKADFIAGGSTQNSMRVAQWFLERPNIATFMGCVGNDKYAQILKDKARSDGINVHYQYTDEEPTGTCAVLITGKERSLCANLAAANCFSVSHIQVPENRELLEKAAFIYISGFFLTVSPETIQEVARHALDKGKTFLMNLSAPFLCEFFKTPMRAALPYVDILFGNETEAETFATVNELGTKDIKEIALEISKMEKVNNKKKRIVIFTQGHGPVILAKDNTITEFSVDQIPEEKVVDTNGAGDAFVGGFLAQFIQGRSLETSIKCGIWAASQIIQRSGCTYEGKPDFAI; encoded by the exons ATGGGCAACCCCCTCCTCGACATATCTGCCACCGTAGATGAAgactttttaaaaaagtacGAGCTAAAGGCAAATGATGCCATCCTggctgaaaaaaaacacaaaactTTGTATGATgagttaatagagcagtaTAAAGCCGACTTTATAGCTGGAGGCTCAACACAAAACTCTATGCGAGTAGCTCAa TGGTTTCTTGAGAGACCAAATATCGCGACATTTATGGGATGCGTTGGCAATGACAAGTACGCACAAATTTTAAAAGATAAAGCACGCTCGGATGGGATTAATGTACATTATCAATATACAGACGAAGAGCCAACAGGTACATGCGCAGTACTCATCACCGGCAAGGAGCGATCTTTATGTGCAAATTTAGCTGCAGCAAATTGTTTCTCTGTATCACATATTCAAGTACCTGAAAATAGAGAATTATTAGAAAAGGCagcttttatttatatttcg GGGTTCTTTTTGACCGTTAGTCCAGAAACTATACAAGAGGTTGCTCGTCATGCTCTTGATAAGGGCAAAACTTTCCTTATGAATTTGAGCGCACCGTTTTTGTGCGAGTTTTTTAAAACACCCATGAGAGCTGCTTTACCGTATGTAGATATATTGTTTGGCAATGAAACTGAAGCAGAAACTTTTGCTACTGTGAACGAATTAGGAACAAAGGATATAAAAGAAATCGCATTGGAAATTTCGAAGATGGAAAAAGTTAACAACAAGAAAAAACGCATCGTTATCTTTACACAAGGCCATGGCCCTGTTATTTTAGCCAAGGACAATACAATAACGGAGTTCTCTGTTGACCAAATACCTGAAGAAAAGGTTGTGGATACTAATGGAGCTGGAGACGCCTTTGTTGGAG GATTTTTGGCACAGTTCATCCAGGGCCGCAGTTTAGAAACTTCTATCAAATGTGGAATATGGGCAGCATCGCAAATTATACAGAGATCTGGATGTACTTATGAAGGCAAGCCTGATTTTgcgatataa
- the LOC124174323 gene encoding F-box/LRR-repeat protein 15: MVHLVDLPWMDVIYAHIFCHLNLQDLFRLRCVSKELCLLVDKYFIPWQSLDLSDYVCIGPAAFGVLVQSCNNLKYVNLKKKNWLDSIQLMLLLHKHHNLAVLDLSSCNNDWLHHGSIDISKCENLTSIKLQNCTWVTERFLLNLAQCTKLQKVILADCYQVSDQAVISLCQNSGRLSHISLENLTISDQTLYAAALYCKTIQEFCLRRCLRITDAGLLSLRSLPFLTKLEVIGCVRVTERGLAPMRGKVEIDLPPKPICQPQPLSLQV, translated from the exons ATGGTACATTTGGTGGACTTACCTTGGATGGATGTGATCTATGCACATATTTTTTGCCACTTGAACTTACAGGATTTGTTTCGCTTGCGATGCGTTTCAAAAGAACTTTGCCTTCTTGttgacaaatatttcattccgtGGCAATCGTTGGACCTTTCTGACTATGTTTGTATTGGACCTGCTGCTTTTGGA GTATTGGTGCAATCTTGTAACAACTTGAAATACGTTAATCTAAAAAAGAAGAACTGGCTTGACAGTATTCAACTCATGTTATTGTTACACAAGCATCATAACTTGGCAGTGTTAGATCTGAGCAGTTGTAACAATGACTGGTTGCATCACGGTTCCATTGATATTTCAAAGTGTGAGAATCTCACTTCAATAAAACTACAGAATTGCACATGGGTTACTGAACGGTTCTTATTGAACTTAGCACAATGCACTAAATTGCAAAAGGTGATATTGGCAGACTGTTATCAAGTATCAGATCAAGCAGTAATTTCTCTTTGCCAAAACTCTGGAAG ATTGTCACATATTTCGTTGGAGAACTTGACCATCTCGGACCAAACACTTTATGCAGCAGCACTGTACTGCAAAACCATACAAGAATTTTGTCTGAGGAGATGCTTAAGGATCACCGATGCAGGGTTACTATCACTGAGATCGCTGCCATTTCTtacgaaacttgaagtgatCGGTTGTGTTCGTGTGACGGAACGTGGTTTGGCACCCATGCGAGGCAAAGTGGAGATAGATCTACCACCTAAACCCATTTGCCAGCCGCAACCTTTGAGCCTTCAAGTTTAG
- the LOC124174321 gene encoding adenosine kinase 2-like isoform X2, with product MCIDHIHPSEGLLLGMGNPLLDISATVDEDFLKKYELKANDAILAEKKHKTLYDELIEQYKADFIAGGSTQNSMRVAQWFLERPNIATFMGCVGNDKYAQILKDKARSDGINVHYQYTDEEPTGTCAVLITGKERSLCANLAAANCFSVSHIQVPENRELLEKAAFIYISGFFLTVSPETIQEVARHALDKGKTFLMNLSAPFLCEFFKTPMRAALPYVDILFGNETEAETFATVNELGTKDIKEIALEISKMEKVNNKKKRIVIFTQGHGPVILAKDNTITEFSVDQIPEEKVVDTNGAGDAFVGGFLAQFIQGRSLETSIKCGIWAASQIIQRSGCTYEGKPDFAI from the exons ATGTGCATAGATCACATCCATCCAAG TGAGGGTCTTCTACTGGGCATGGGCAACCCCCTCCTCGACATATCTGCCACCGTAGATGAAgactttttaaaaaagtacGAGCTAAAGGCAAATGATGCCATCCTggctgaaaaaaaacacaaaactTTGTATGATgagttaatagagcagtaTAAAGCCGACTTTATAGCTGGAGGCTCAACACAAAACTCTATGCGAGTAGCTCAa TGGTTTCTTGAGAGACCAAATATCGCGACATTTATGGGATGCGTTGGCAATGACAAGTACGCACAAATTTTAAAAGATAAAGCACGCTCGGATGGGATTAATGTACATTATCAATATACAGACGAAGAGCCAACAGGTACATGCGCAGTACTCATCACCGGCAAGGAGCGATCTTTATGTGCAAATTTAGCTGCAGCAAATTGTTTCTCTGTATCACATATTCAAGTACCTGAAAATAGAGAATTATTAGAAAAGGCagcttttatttatatttcg GGGTTCTTTTTGACCGTTAGTCCAGAAACTATACAAGAGGTTGCTCGTCATGCTCTTGATAAGGGCAAAACTTTCCTTATGAATTTGAGCGCACCGTTTTTGTGCGAGTTTTTTAAAACACCCATGAGAGCTGCTTTACCGTATGTAGATATATTGTTTGGCAATGAAACTGAAGCAGAAACTTTTGCTACTGTGAACGAATTAGGAACAAAGGATATAAAAGAAATCGCATTGGAAATTTCGAAGATGGAAAAAGTTAACAACAAGAAAAAACGCATCGTTATCTTTACACAAGGCCATGGCCCTGTTATTTTAGCCAAGGACAATACAATAACGGAGTTCTCTGTTGACCAAATACCTGAAGAAAAGGTTGTGGATACTAATGGAGCTGGAGACGCCTTTGTTGGAG GATTTTTGGCACAGTTCATCCAGGGCCGCAGTTTAGAAACTTCTATCAAATGTGGAATATGGGCAGCATCGCAAATTATACAGAGATCTGGATGTACTTATGAAGGCAAGCCTGATTTTgcgatataa
- the LOC124174321 gene encoding adenosine kinase 2-like isoform X1, whose amino-acid sequence MYIHELCTISEYFTYFSWVQSQQNEGLLLGMGNPLLDISATVDEDFLKKYELKANDAILAEKKHKTLYDELIEQYKADFIAGGSTQNSMRVAQWFLERPNIATFMGCVGNDKYAQILKDKARSDGINVHYQYTDEEPTGTCAVLITGKERSLCANLAAANCFSVSHIQVPENRELLEKAAFIYISGFFLTVSPETIQEVARHALDKGKTFLMNLSAPFLCEFFKTPMRAALPYVDILFGNETEAETFATVNELGTKDIKEIALEISKMEKVNNKKKRIVIFTQGHGPVILAKDNTITEFSVDQIPEEKVVDTNGAGDAFVGGFLAQFIQGRSLETSIKCGIWAASQIIQRSGCTYEGKPDFAI is encoded by the exons atgtacatacatgaatTGTGTACGATTAGCGAATACTTTACGTATTTTAGTTGGGTTCAGAGTCAACAAAA TGAGGGTCTTCTACTGGGCATGGGCAACCCCCTCCTCGACATATCTGCCACCGTAGATGAAgactttttaaaaaagtacGAGCTAAAGGCAAATGATGCCATCCTggctgaaaaaaaacacaaaactTTGTATGATgagttaatagagcagtaTAAAGCCGACTTTATAGCTGGAGGCTCAACACAAAACTCTATGCGAGTAGCTCAa TGGTTTCTTGAGAGACCAAATATCGCGACATTTATGGGATGCGTTGGCAATGACAAGTACGCACAAATTTTAAAAGATAAAGCACGCTCGGATGGGATTAATGTACATTATCAATATACAGACGAAGAGCCAACAGGTACATGCGCAGTACTCATCACCGGCAAGGAGCGATCTTTATGTGCAAATTTAGCTGCAGCAAATTGTTTCTCTGTATCACATATTCAAGTACCTGAAAATAGAGAATTATTAGAAAAGGCagcttttatttatatttcg GGGTTCTTTTTGACCGTTAGTCCAGAAACTATACAAGAGGTTGCTCGTCATGCTCTTGATAAGGGCAAAACTTTCCTTATGAATTTGAGCGCACCGTTTTTGTGCGAGTTTTTTAAAACACCCATGAGAGCTGCTTTACCGTATGTAGATATATTGTTTGGCAATGAAACTGAAGCAGAAACTTTTGCTACTGTGAACGAATTAGGAACAAAGGATATAAAAGAAATCGCATTGGAAATTTCGAAGATGGAAAAAGTTAACAACAAGAAAAAACGCATCGTTATCTTTACACAAGGCCATGGCCCTGTTATTTTAGCCAAGGACAATACAATAACGGAGTTCTCTGTTGACCAAATACCTGAAGAAAAGGTTGTGGATACTAATGGAGCTGGAGACGCCTTTGTTGGAG GATTTTTGGCACAGTTCATCCAGGGCCGCAGTTTAGAAACTTCTATCAAATGTGGAATATGGGCAGCATCGCAAATTATACAGAGATCTGGATGTACTTATGAAGGCAAGCCTGATTTTgcgatataa
- the LOC124174321 gene encoding adenosine kinase 2-like isoform X3 produces the protein MAEELNEGLLLGMGNPLLDISATVDEDFLKKYELKANDAILAEKKHKTLYDELIEQYKADFIAGGSTQNSMRVAQWFLERPNIATFMGCVGNDKYAQILKDKARSDGINVHYQYTDEEPTGTCAVLITGKERSLCANLAAANCFSVSHIQVPENRELLEKAAFIYISGFFLTVSPETIQEVARHALDKGKTFLMNLSAPFLCEFFKTPMRAALPYVDILFGNETEAETFATVNELGTKDIKEIALEISKMEKVNNKKKRIVIFTQGHGPVILAKDNTITEFSVDQIPEEKVVDTNGAGDAFVGGFLAQFIQGRSLETSIKCGIWAASQIIQRSGCTYEGKPDFAI, from the exons ATGGCGGAAGAACTAAA TGAGGGTCTTCTACTGGGCATGGGCAACCCCCTCCTCGACATATCTGCCACCGTAGATGAAgactttttaaaaaagtacGAGCTAAAGGCAAATGATGCCATCCTggctgaaaaaaaacacaaaactTTGTATGATgagttaatagagcagtaTAAAGCCGACTTTATAGCTGGAGGCTCAACACAAAACTCTATGCGAGTAGCTCAa TGGTTTCTTGAGAGACCAAATATCGCGACATTTATGGGATGCGTTGGCAATGACAAGTACGCACAAATTTTAAAAGATAAAGCACGCTCGGATGGGATTAATGTACATTATCAATATACAGACGAAGAGCCAACAGGTACATGCGCAGTACTCATCACCGGCAAGGAGCGATCTTTATGTGCAAATTTAGCTGCAGCAAATTGTTTCTCTGTATCACATATTCAAGTACCTGAAAATAGAGAATTATTAGAAAAGGCagcttttatttatatttcg GGGTTCTTTTTGACCGTTAGTCCAGAAACTATACAAGAGGTTGCTCGTCATGCTCTTGATAAGGGCAAAACTTTCCTTATGAATTTGAGCGCACCGTTTTTGTGCGAGTTTTTTAAAACACCCATGAGAGCTGCTTTACCGTATGTAGATATATTGTTTGGCAATGAAACTGAAGCAGAAACTTTTGCTACTGTGAACGAATTAGGAACAAAGGATATAAAAGAAATCGCATTGGAAATTTCGAAGATGGAAAAAGTTAACAACAAGAAAAAACGCATCGTTATCTTTACACAAGGCCATGGCCCTGTTATTTTAGCCAAGGACAATACAATAACGGAGTTCTCTGTTGACCAAATACCTGAAGAAAAGGTTGTGGATACTAATGGAGCTGGAGACGCCTTTGTTGGAG GATTTTTGGCACAGTTCATCCAGGGCCGCAGTTTAGAAACTTCTATCAAATGTGGAATATGGGCAGCATCGCAAATTATACAGAGATCTGGATGTACTTATGAAGGCAAGCCTGATTTTgcgatataa